In Takifugu flavidus isolate HTHZ2018 chromosome 5, ASM371156v2, whole genome shotgun sequence, the following proteins share a genomic window:
- the LOC130525560 gene encoding 3-hydroxy-3-methylglutaryl-coenzyme A reductase-like translates to MLTRLFRMHGLLVASHPWEVIVGTVTLTICMMSMNMFTGNDQICGWNFDCPKTEEQILSSDIIILTITRCIAIVYIYFQFQNLRQLGSKYILGIAGLFTIFSSFVFSTVVIHFLDKELTGLNEALPFFLLLIDLSKACALAKFALSSSSQDEVRDNIARGMAVLGPTFTLDALVECLVIGVGTMSGVRQLEIMCCFGCMSVLANYFVFMTFFPACVSLVLELSRESQEGHPIWHLGHLSRVMEEEDNKPNPVTQRVKMIMSLGLVMVHAHSRWIAEPLSINTTMVIPDIGIELDHRSPRRIEPEKPLWHFYLTRMITMDVEQVICLALALLLAIKYIFFEQVEMESTLSLKNPITISAPALTPRRPIETCCRKELYVSQPLVTTQCVSVPEPASQTERDEVIRPLIAPAADPQQKSVFVVGEEEEEPKPLLEEPSIPTKTRGLEECVAILTNPELGSRFLSDAEVMLLVTSKHIPAYKLEALMERPERGVAIRRQMISAKLPSPTALSSLPYTDYDYSKVMGACCENVIGYMPVPVGVAGPLHLDGRQFQVPLATTEGCLVASTNRGCRAIALGGGANSRILGDSMTRGPVVRLSSACQAAEVKAWLESADGFQAIKDAFDNTSRFARLQKLLVGLAGRNLYIRFHSKTGDAMGMNMISKGTEQALCILQQHFPELQVVSVSGNYCTDKKPAAINWIEGRGKSVVCEATIPAKVVREVLKTTTAALVDVNISKNLVGSAMAGSIGGYNAHAANLVAAIYIACGQDPAQSVGSSNCITLMEASGPTGEDLYINCTMPSIELGTVGGGTNLPPQQACLQMLGVQGASQDCPGENARQLARVVCATVLAGELSLMAALAAGHLVKSHMIHNRSKVNLQETPGTCTKQAS, encoded by the exons ATGCTGACTCGTCTCTTCCGTATGCATGGCCTCCTGGTGGCCTCCCACCCCTGGGAGGTGATCGTTGGCACAGTCACGCTTACCATCTGCATGATGTCCATGAACATGTTCACAGGAAATGACCAGATCTGTGGTTGGAACTTTGACTGTCCTAAAACTGAAGAG CAAATTTTgagcagtgacatcatcatcctGACCATCACCCGTTGCATCGCCATTGTCTATATCTACTTCCAGTTCCAGAACTTGAGACAGCTGGGATCTAAATACATTTTAG GCATTGCTGGACTTTTTACAATTTTCTCCAGCTTTGTATTCAGCACAGTGGTCATTCACTTCCTTGACAAAGAGCTCACAGGGCTCAA TGAGGCCTTAcccttcttcctgctgctcatcGACCTCTCCAAAGCATGTGCTCTTGCCAAGTTTGCCTTAAGCTCCAGTTCTCAG GATGAAGTAAGGGATAACATTGCTCGTGGAATGGCGGTGCTAGGGCCAACCTTCACTCTGGATGCCCTGGTGGAGTGCTTGGTGATCGGAGTGGGAACAATGTCAG GTGTGCGACAGTTGGAAATCATGTGCTGCTTTGGCTGCATGTCTGTCTTGGCCAACTACTTTGTGTTTATGACCTTCTTCCCTGCATGCGTCTCACTGGTACTGGAG TTATCACGAGAGAGTCAGGAGGGCCACCCGATCTGGCACCTGGGCCACCTTTccagagtgatggaggaggaggataacaAACCGAACCCTGTCACCCAGAGAGTCAAAATGATCATG TCCTTGGGCTTGGTGATGGTCCACGCTCACAGCAGGTGGATCGCTGAGCCCCTGTCCATCAACACAACAATGGTTATTCCAGACATTGGCATAGAACTGGACCACCGTTCCCCCAGGAGGATTGAACCAGAAAAACCACTCTGGCATTTCTATCTCACCAG GATGATAACTATGGATGTGGAGCAGGTGATCTGTCTGGCAttagctctgctgctggcaaTCAAGTACATCTTCTTTGAGCAAGTGGAGATGGAGTCAACTCTGTCACTGAAGAACCCCATCACCATTTCTGCCCCTGCCCTCACCCCACGGAGGCCCATTGAGACATGCTGTAGGAAGGAGTTGTATGTTTCCCAGCCCCTGGTCACCACCCAGTGCGTATCCGTCCCGGAGCCAGCCAGTCAGACTGAAAGAG ATGAGGTTATCAGGCCCCTAATTGCACCAGCTGCTGATCCCCAACAAAAGAGTGTATTtgtggtgggggaggaagaggaagagcccaAACCATTACTCGAGGAGCCTAGCATTCCAACAAAGACCAGGGGATTAGAAGAATGTGTAGCCATCCTAACCAACCCAGAG CTTGGGTCCCGTTTCCTGAGTGATGCTGAGGTGATGTTGCTGGTCACTTCCAAACACATTCCTGCATACAAGCTGGAGGCTCTGATGGAGAGACCCGAGAGAGGAGTGGCCATACGCAGACAGATGATATCTGCAAAACTTCCCTCTCCCACAGCTCTCTCTTCCCTGCCATACACAGACTACGACTACTCTAAG GTCATGGGTGCCTGCTGTGAGAATGTGATTGGCTACATGCCAGTACCTGTGGGCGTGGCTGGACCACTGCATCTGGATGGCAGGCAATTCCAGGTTCCCTTGGCAACAACAGAGGGCTGCTTGGTTGCCAGTACCAATCGAGGCTGTCGAGCAATTGCT CTTGGAGGCGGAGCCAACAGTCGTATCCTGGGTGACAGCATGACTCGAGGACCCGTGGTGAGGTTGTCCTCCGCCTGCCAGGCCGCTGAGGTCAAGGCTTGGCTGGAGAGTGCTGATGGGTTCCAGGCCATTAAAGATGCCTTTGACAACACAAGCAG ATTTGCtcggctgcagaaactgctggtTGGTCTGGCTGGGAGAAATCTCTACATCCGTTTCCATTCAAAGACTGGGGATGCCATGGGGATGAATATGATCTCTAAG GGCACAGAGCAGGCTCTTTGCATACTGCAGCAGCACTTCCCAGAACTTCAAGTGGTGTCTGTTAGCGGGAACTACTGCACTGACAAGAAACCAGCTGCCATCAACTGGATTGAGGGTCGGGGCAAGTCCGTTGTGTGTGAAGCCACGATCCCCGCGAAAGTGGTGCGAGAG gttttaaaaacaacaacagcagcgctGGTGGACGTTAATATCAGTAAGAACCTGGTGGGCTCAGCCATGGCAGGCAGCATTGGAGGCTATAATGCACATGCCGCCAACTTGGTGGCTGCCATCTACATAGCCTGCGGGCAG GATCCAGCACAGTCAGTGGGCAGCAGTAACTGCATCACCCTAATGGAGGCGTCAGGACCAACAGGAGAGGACCTCTACATCAACTGCACAATGCCCTCAATAGAGCTGGGCACTGTGGGAGGGGGAACCAATCTGCCTCCTCAGCAAGCCTGCTTGCAg ATGTTGGGCGTGCAGGGAGCCAGTCAGGACTGTCCAGGGGAGAACGCCCGGCAACTGGCCAGGGTTGTGTGTGCCACTGTCCTGGCTGGAGAGCTTTCCCTGATGGCTGCTCTGGCTGCTGGCCACTTGGTCAAGAGCCACATGATACACAATAG ATCCAAAGTGAACCTGCAGGAAACTCCAGGAACATGCACAAAACAGGCATCCTGA
- the fxn gene encoding frataxin, mitochondrial, with translation MLFWSKTTYIYSLVCNLANKQLNMATFQRMRNLSKQARSLSHILGGRPHTKNWLHPIYLLPNQCLATRVDSDVWRRNFHLSSHRQKSAPVQISELSEAAYEKLADETLDSLAEYFEDLTDEAFTGTDYDVVFSSGVLTVKVGGDHGTYVINKQTPNKQIWLSSPTSGPKRYDWTGEHWVYLHDGMSLHQLLSKEFSVIFNRNIDLFDLQYS, from the exons ATGCTTTTTTGGTCTAAAACTACCTATATATATTCTCTTGTATGTAATCTCGCGAATAAGCAGCTCAACATGGCAACATTTCAGAGAATGAGGAATCTTTCAAAGCAG GCCAGGAGCTTATCACACATCTTGGGGGGTCGTCCGCACACTAAAAACTGGCTTCATCCCATCTATCTCCTTCCAAACCAA TGTCTTGCCACCAGGGTTGATTCtgatgtttggaggagaaactTCCACCTGTCCTCACACCGACAGAAGTCTGCACCCGTACAGATCAG tgagtTGTCAGAAGCAGCATATGAGAAGTTGGCTGATGAGACGCTGGATAGCCTAGCGGAATACTTTGAAGACCTGACTGATGAAGCTTTCACTGGAACAGACTATGATGTCGTCTTTTCA AGCGGCGTGTTAACAGTGAAGGTTGGTGGTGACCACGGCACATACGTCATCAACAAACAGACGCCAAACAAACAGATCTGGCTTTCTTCCCCCACCAG TGGACCCAAGCGATACGACTGGACTGGGGAACACTGGGTGTACCTTCATGATGGGATgagcctccatcagctgctctcCAAGGAGTTTTCAGTCATCTTCAACAGAAACATTGACCTGTTTGACCTGCAATACTCTTGA